One window from the genome of Mugil cephalus isolate CIBA_MC_2020 chromosome 23, CIBA_Mcephalus_1.1, whole genome shotgun sequence encodes:
- the mrps9 gene encoding 28S ribosomal protein S9, mitochondrial, whose translation MAAPCVRTVGSFLVKCGSCSSNIKSITSHLSRQVLSRQICVSSALCRKNLAAAGPEKFSQEYIEKQAEEYEIGKRHLANMMGEDPENFTQEDIDRSISYLFPSGLFEKQARPVMKHPDEIFPKQKAVQWGPDRRPFHFLFYTGKQSYYTLMHDLYGKIMNVEKHQDRLRAKGLFTQETKQISLGRSRWFTKDELEVALVENISTHDYDRFIQLMERLLSMPYCSREEEFIQRYRLQVEAQSSKQVAPPLEKDERGVAFSSADGRRKTSESSVVLRDCGSGRVTINGQDHLSYFPVLQDREQLMFPLQFMDMLGRFDLECTVSGGGRSSQAGALRLAISRALLAFLSEGQWEMMRQAGLLTSDPRVRERKKVGQEGARRKFTWKKR comes from the exons ATGGCGGCGCCCTGTGTGCGGACCGTGGGATCGTTTCTGGTAAAATGTGGGAGTTGCAGCTCGAATATAAAGTCAATCACGTCGCACTTAAGCCGACAG GTGTTGAGCAGGCAGATATGCGTGAGCTCAGCCCTCTGCAGAAAAAACCTGGCGGCTGCAGGGCCGGAGAAGTTCTCCCAGGAGTACATCGAGAAGCAGGCGGAGGAATATGAGATCGGGAAACGCCACCTGGCCAACATGATGGGAGAAGACCCCGAGAACTTCACCCAGGAGGACATAGAT AGGAGCATCAGCTACCTCTTCCCCTCCGGCCTGTTTGAGAAGCAAGCTCGGCCTGTCATGAAG caTCCCGACGAAATATTCCCGAAGCAGAAAG CCGTCCAGTGGGGACCAGACAGGCGgcctttccacttcctgttctaCACGGGCAAACAGTCCTACTACACCCTCATGCAT GACCTTTACGGTAAAATCATGAACGTGGAGAAGCACCAGGATCGCCTCCGAGCCAAGGGACTGTTCACCCAGGAAACCAAGCAGAT CTCTCTGGGCAGAAGCAGGTGGTTCACGAAGGACGAGCTGGAGGTGGCGCTGGTGGAGAACATCTCCACTCACGAT TACGACCGTTTCATCCAGCTGATGGAGCGCCTGCTGTCCATGCCCTACTGctccagagaggaggagttCATCCAGCGCTACCGTCTCCAGGTGGAGGCTCAGTCCAGCAAGCAAGTGGCGCCTCCGCTGGAGAAGGACGAGCGCGGCGTGGCCTTCAGCTCTGCAGACG GACGGAGGAAGACGTCAGAGTCATCGGTCGTCCTCCGAGACTGCGGCTCCGGGCGCGTCACCATCAACGGCCAAGACCACCTCAGCTACTTCCCCGTGCTGCAGGACAG agagCAGCTGATGTTCCCGCTTCAGTTCATGGACATGCTGGGCCGCTTTGACCTGGAGTGCACCGTGAGCGGCGGCGGCAGGTCCAGCCAGGCGGGGGCGCTGCGGCTCGCCATATCTCGGGCGCTGCTCGCCTTCCTGTCTGAGGGACAGTGGGAGATGATGAGACAAG ctggtcTGCTGACCTCAGACCCgagagtgagggagaggaagaaggtggGACAGGAGGGAGCCCGACGGAAGTTCACCTGGAAGAAGCGCTAA